A genomic stretch from Spiroplasma endosymbiont of Clivina fossor includes:
- a CDS encoding PQQ-binding-like beta-propeller repeat protein, with product MKKLLSLLSTITMAGSGISGIVANSPYEKQEQQTKLENINYKRQKRNNNENNKINRTKIVIKTGGHIFSSGVVFNSKLYFGSWDGNVYEYDPATGQQKIVIKANSIVFSSGVVFNNKLYFGSHDHNVYEYDPATGQQKILITLKDEVLSSGVVLNNKLYFGSGDHNVYEYDPVIGQQKIVIKANNVIHSSGVVFNNKLYIGSHDHNVYEYDPATGQQMVIITTKGEIFASGIILNNKLYFGSKDHNVYEYDPATGQQKTVIKTEEGIWSSGVVFNNKLYFGSIDHKVYEYNPATGQQKVVITTNGEIKSSGIVFNNKLYIGSGDHNVYEYSATGQQKIVIRTNNWVDSSGVVFNNKLYIGSGDGNVYEYSNYYNLGQINNDSDNTILNELNYLNPDLDISLLEIVNKTNNSAIIKEKNNSNNKYFGEVIVNYKIKNKDEINDINLNELIKRAVFFKFRDENPNLIFKEISNVNSNNLNFSNTEITKQENSFLWSNVPKNVCSDREIINKTPNTRSFNVPACEYNSKSKLVFQITTGLTKTKQENKLNGWNINSDDEMKLTDFTNINNKNSEIINVLSNEFDLSNTNKQEQEMILSIFKEPADKFELNPNEKLKITYPVRIIISKVILNLKQKITGNITAKIIDDNNKEQIITLSITKVMQILQKYSLLPNEITIDKNNDKITFNGGAFFSSEREGPVRTNTVTTIV from the coding sequence ATGAAAAAGTTACTTAGTTTATTAAGTACAATAACAATGGCGGGAAGCGGAATATCAGGCATTGTTGCCAATAGTCCTTATGAAAAACAAGAACAACAAACTAAATTAGAAAACATAAATTATAAAAGACAAAAACGAAACAATAATGAAAATAATAAAATAAATAGAACAAAAATTGTTATTAAAACAGGTGGGCACATTTTTTCTTCGGGTGTGGTTTTCAACAGTAAATTATATTTTGGTTCATGAGATGGTAATGTTTATGAGTATGATCCAGCAACAGGACAACAAAAAATTGTTATTAAAGCAAATAGTATTGTTTTTTCTTCGGGTGTAGTTTTCAACAATAAATTATATTTTGGTTCGCATGATCACAATGTATATGAATATGATCCAGCAACAGGACAACAAAAAATTTTGATCACACTAAAGGATGAAGTTCTTTCTTCGGGGGTCGTGTTAAATAATAAATTATATTTTGGTTCAGGTGATCATAATGTATATGAGTATGATCCAGTAATAGGCCAACAAAAAATTGTTATTAAAGCAAATAATGTCATTCATTCTTCTGGCGTGGTTTTCAACAATAAATTATATATTGGTTCACATGATCACAATGTATATGAATATGATCCAGCAACAGGACAACAAATGGTTATCATTACAACAAAGGGCGAGATTTTTGCTAGTGGAATTATTTTAAATAATAAATTATATTTTGGTTCAAAAGATCATAATGTATATGAATATGATCCAGCAACAGGACAACAAAAAACTGTCATAAAAACAGAAGAAGGAATTTGATCTTCTGGTGTGGTTTTCAACAATAAATTATATTTTGGTTCAATAGATCACAAAGTATATGAATATAATCCAGCAACAGGACAACAAAAAGTTGTCATTACAACAAATGGAGAAATTAAATCTTCTGGGATAGTTTTCAACAATAAATTATATATTGGTTCAGGAGATCACAATGTTTATGAATATTCAGCAACAGGACAACAAAAAATTGTTATTAGAACAAATAACTGAGTTGATTCTTCTGGTGTGGTTTTCAACAATAAATTATATATTGGTTCAGGAGATGGTAATGTTTATGAATATAGTAATTACTATAATTTAGGACAAATTAATAATGATTCTGATAATACAATTTTAAATGAATTAAATTATTTAAATCCTGATTTAGATATTTCACTATTAGAAATAGTTAACAAAACAAATAATTCAGCGATAATAAAAGAAAAAAATAATAGTAATAATAAATATTTTGGAGAAGTTATTGTTAATTATAAAATTAAAAATAAAGATGAAATTAATGATATTAATTTAAACGAATTAATTAAAAGAGCAGTATTTTTTAAGTTTCGAGATGAAAATCCAAATTTAATATTTAAAGAAATAAGTAATGTTAATAGTAATAATTTAAATTTTTCAAATACTGAAATAACAAAACAAGAAAATTCATTTTTATGATCTAATGTTCCTAAAAATGTATGTTCTGATAGAGAAATTATCAATAAAACCCCAAATACAAGATCATTTAATGTACCCGCTTGTGAATATAATTCAAAATCAAAATTAGTATTTCAAATTACAACAGGATTAACTAAAACAAAACAAGAAAATAAATTAAATGGTTGAAACATAAATTCTGATGATGAAATGAAATTAACAGATTTTACAAATATAAATAATAAAAATTCTGAAATCATTAATGTATTATCAAATGAATTTGATTTATCAAACACAAATAAACAAGAACAAGAAATGATTTTAAGTATTTTTAAGGAACCCGCTGATAAATTTGAACTTAATCCCAATGAAAAATTAAAAATTACTTATCCAGTAAGAATAATTATATCTAAAGTTATATTAAATTTAAAACAAAAAATTACAGGAAATATTACTGCCAAAATAATTGATGATAACAATAAAGAACAAATAATTACATTATCAATTACAAAAGTAATGCAAATTTTACAAAAATATAGTTTATTACCCAATGAAATTACTATAGATAAAAATAATGATAAAATAACATTTAACGGTGGCGCATTTTTTTCATCAGAAAGAGAAGGGCCGGTAAGAACAAATACAGTTACTACTATAGTATAA
- a CDS encoding Mbov_0401 family ICE element transposase-like protein, whose amino-acid sequence MLEINNNVKTLENKHWLSLFTTHKNMYINKCEQLANEYEKLDEYLYKYHYRLKQGYKVVHFAWRTIITIFGEVIFKRRRYKYWNQKSGKFEYVCLLDKEIGLLPKQRIYFDVQFKVLSLLGDGKRYRDVLDALNHCYISKASISNILNKYDIAEYFQLAEKETKTRIDVKNKDLYIQLDETFLATLDHKVKQDQRIRLVTFHTGHKEKKYKNARRELENKRGHFLMLKVGKRINTMDYRDLLIKELQKHYVNINYDKIIVCGDGDTWIREIANSFGNVRYILDGYHAIKKLKQTAFNIIFENRKVTLNSWIKLYKDGNHQELIKNIRNVAKNELNKDIKTNLKKASNYFSNNKYGIHNQNLEWNIGCSIESDVSHLIKQQLGYGAKIYNHKNLNNLLHLRMANLNNLNVLHYINESINSEIEIRKEIYKNSLWNKYNNKNDDSWINYKGNAVTNKYNRFK is encoded by the coding sequence ATGTTAGAAATTAATAATAATGTAAAAACCTTAGAAAACAAGCATTGATTAAGTTTATTTACAACCCATAAAAATATGTACATTAATAAATGTGAACAACTAGCTAATGAATACGAAAAATTAGATGAATACTTATATAAATATCATTATCGGTTAAAACAAGGTTATAAAGTAGTTCATTTTGCATGAAGAACAATTATTACAATTTTTGGTGAAGTTATTTTTAAACGACGCCGATATAAATATTGAAATCAAAAATCAGGTAAATTTGAATATGTATGTTTGTTAGATAAAGAAATTGGTTTACTGCCCAAACAACGCATTTATTTTGATGTCCAATTTAAAGTTTTAAGTCTTTTAGGTGATGGTAAAAGGTATCGTGATGTTTTAGATGCTCTAAATCATTGTTATATTTCAAAAGCTAGTATTTCGAATATTTTAAATAAATATGATATTGCTGAATATTTTCAACTAGCAGAAAAAGAAACTAAAACTAGAATTGATGTTAAAAATAAGGATTTATATATTCAACTAGATGAGACATTTTTAGCGACATTAGACCATAAAGTTAAACAAGACCAAAGAATTCGTTTAGTTACTTTTCATACCGGACATAAAGAAAAAAAATACAAAAATGCTCGTAGAGAATTAGAAAATAAACGAGGTCATTTTCTAATGTTAAAAGTTGGTAAACGAATAAATACGATGGATTATCGTGATTTATTAATTAAGGAATTACAAAAACATTATGTAAATATTAATTATGACAAAATAATTGTTTGTGGCGATGGTGATACTTGAATTAGAGAAATTGCCAATAGTTTTGGTAATGTTAGATATATTTTAGATGGTTATCACGCTATTAAAAAATTAAAACAAACGGCATTTAATATTATTTTTGAAAATCGCAAAGTAACACTAAATAGTTGAATTAAATTATATAAGGATGGAAATCATCAAGAATTAATCAAAAACATTCGTAATGTTGCTAAAAATGAATTAAATAAAGATATTAAAACAAATTTGAAAAAGGCGAGTAATTATTTCAGTAATAATAAATATGGTATTCATAATCAAAATTTAGAATGAAATATCGGTTGTAGCATTGAAAGTGATGTATCACATTTAATAAAACAACAATTAGGATATGGAGCAAAAATATATAATCATAAGAATTTAAATAACTTATTACATTTAAGAATGGCAAATTTAAACAACTTAAATGTATTACATTACATTAATGAAAGCATTAATTCAGAAATAGAAATCAGAAAAGAAATATATAAAAATTCATTATGAAATAAATATAATAATAAAAATGATGATAGTTGAATTAACTATAAAGGTAATGCTGTAACAAATAAATATAATAGATTTAAGTAA
- a CDS encoding IS256 family transposase, with the protein MTKKIKKEPDAIDKVVDYFLENIDNPQDLFKGNTIFQEFTKKLTERMLNTEIKDYLETDENHNKRNGNTQKTIITKNGSIAIDVPRDRNSTFEPVIIPKRQRRFDNFDQKVISLYARGMTISDIKAQLQEFYHGAEISESLISQITDDVIEEVKMWQTKPLEKIYPIVYFDCIVVKVKQDKRIINKAVYLALGINLDGLKDILGMWISENEGAKFWLNNLTEMKNRGLQDILVACSDNLTGMSDAIEAVFPKTQHQLCIVHQIRNSLKFVPYKDRKLVANDLKSIYTAINEEIALIALDHFSEKWNKKYPQITKSWKNNWNNLIIFLEYPQEFRRIIYTTNAIESVNSQLRKVIKNKKIFPNDASVFKIFYLAFQNMVKKWTMPIQNWGSAISHLMIKFEDRVNLS; encoded by the coding sequence ATGACAAAAAAAATAAAAAAAGAACCTGACGCAATTGATAAAGTTGTTGATTATTTTTTAGAAAATATTGATAATCCACAAGATTTATTTAAAGGCAATACTATTTTTCAGGAATTTACCAAAAAATTAACTGAACGAATGTTAAATACGGAAATTAAAGATTATCTTGAAACTGATGAGAATCATAATAAAAGAAATGGCAACACACAAAAAACCATTATTACTAAAAATGGTTCAATCGCAATTGATGTACCAAGAGATCGAAATAGTACTTTTGAACCAGTAATTATTCCAAAAAGACAAAGAAGATTTGATAACTTTGATCAAAAAGTAATTTCTTTATATGCAAGAGGAATGACAATTTCTGATATCAAAGCACAATTGCAAGAATTCTATCACGGAGCAGAAATTTCAGAAAGTTTAATTAGTCAAATAACTGATGATGTTATTGAAGAAGTTAAAATGTGACAAACTAAACCTTTAGAGAAGATTTATCCGATTGTTTATTTTGATTGTATTGTTGTTAAAGTAAAGCAAGATAAACGAATAATAAATAAAGCAGTTTATCTTGCCTTAGGAATTAATTTAGATGGTTTAAAAGATATTTTAGGAATGTGAATTAGTGAGAATGAGGGAGCCAAATTTTGACTTAATAATCTTACGGAAATGAAAAATCGTGGGTTACAAGATATTCTTGTTGCTTGTAGTGATAATTTAACTGGGATGTCTGATGCAATAGAAGCTGTTTTCCCAAAAACACAGCATCAATTATGCATTGTTCATCAAATTCGCAATAGTTTAAAATTTGTTCCTTACAAAGATCGCAAACTTGTAGCTAATGATTTAAAATCAATTTATACAGCAATTAATGAAGAAATAGCGTTAATTGCTTTAGATCATTTTTCAGAAAAATGAAATAAAAAGTATCCACAAATTACTAAATCATGAAAAAATAACTGAAATAATTTAATAATTTTTCTTGAATATCCTCAGGAATTTAGAAGAATTATTTACACAACTAATGCGATTGAATCTGTTAATAGTCAATTAAGAAAAGTCATTAAGAATAAAAAGATTTTTCCTAATGACGCATCAGTTTTTAAAATATTTTATTTAGCATTTCAAAATATGGTTAAGAAATGAACGATGCCAATTCAAAATTGGGGTAGTGCAATTTCACATTTAATGATAAAATTTGAGGACAGAGTGAATTTAAGTTAA